Proteins from a genomic interval of Gossypium hirsutum isolate 1008001.06 chromosome A09, Gossypium_hirsutum_v2.1, whole genome shotgun sequence:
- the LOC107897761 gene encoding stem-specific protein TSJT1: MLAVFEKSIAKSPDALKVSGDSEAASALNNGFLATHFATLHPGSVTVNLGSSGFMAYSLDKQNPLLPRLFAVVDDIFCLFQGHIENVAVLKQQYGLNKTANEGIIVIEAYRTLRDRGPYPPDQVVRDIQGKFAFIIYDSSSKATFIAADADGSVPFFWGTDAEGHLVLADDRETVKKGCGKSFAPFPKGCFFTSSGGLRSYEHPLNELKPVPRVDSSGHVCGATFNVDVETKKESTGMKKVGSAADWSANY; encoded by the exons ATGTTAGCAGTTTTTGAGAAATCGATTGCCAAGAGCCCCGATGCTCTTAAAGTTTCTGGTGATTCTGAAGCAGCTTCAGCCCTCAACAATGGCTTCTTGGCTACCCATTTTGCCACTCTTCATCCTGGTTCAGTCACTGTCAATCTTGGTTCTTCTGGTTTCATGGCTTACTCTCTTGATAAACAAAACCCACTTCTGCCCAG GCTCTTTGCAGTTGTGGATGACATTTTCTGCTTGTTTCAAGGCCACATTGAGAATGTTGCTGTTCTTAAGCAACAATATGGGTTGAACAAAACTGCAAATGAGGGTATCATTGTTATTGAAGCTTACAGGACGCTTCGAGACAGAGGTCCATACCCTCCTGACCAGGTTGTAAGAGATATCCAAGGGAAGTTTGCTTTCATTATCTACGATAGCTCTTCAAAAGCTACGTTTATAGCTGCG GATGCTGATGGAAGTGTACCTTTCTTTTGGGGTACTGATGCTGAAGGCCATCTTGTCCTTGCAGATGACAGGGAGACTGTCAAGAAAGGCTGCGGGAAGTCTTTTGCTCCATTCCCGAAAG GGTGCTTCTTCACATCCTCGGGAGGGTTAAGGAGCTATGAGCATCCCCTTAACGAGTTGAAACCGGTGCCAAGAGTGGACAGTTCGGGACATGTTTGTGGTGCCACTTTCAATGTGGATGTAGAAACGAAGAAGGAATCTACTGGTATGAAAAAGGTCGGAAGTGCCGCAGATTGGTCCGCAAACTACTAA